One Hypomesus transpacificus isolate Combined female chromosome 16, fHypTra1, whole genome shotgun sequence genomic window carries:
- the htr2b gene encoding 5-hydroxytryptamine receptor 2B — protein MSQPEAAPLVPNGLGPGEGTGAQLRWAALLMVMVIIPTIGGNILVILAVSLERKLQNATNYFLMSLAMADLLVGLLVMPIALVTVLYNSGWPLPDFLCPIWLFLDVLFSTASIMHLCAISLDRYIAIKKPIQHSQYKSRAKAIAKIALVWLISIGIAIPIPIKGLGNMPNNATFNSNHTCLLKPDSFREFIMFGSLAAFFIPLTIMMVIYLLTIQVLRKKVYLLRSKVTQRFTRPTVSTVSQKEQPIPMVTSPADKLAMLEGLRREKIPGGSNASANPNTPFICKDMPVRRMSTMGKKSMQNLSNEQRASKVLGIVFLLFVVMWCPFFITNVTSVLCASCDLNVIGRLMEIFVWVGYVSSGINPLVYTLFNKTFRQAFTRYMTCNYSSTAGNGPDGHTPVRNGRRNLTRISFRSSMAENSKRFMKRGMKNGIGPVNYQSPLRRRQAPVQSSSCVVIDTLLLTENEDCKPEEHVSYV, from the exons ATGTCCCAGCCAGAGGCGGCGCCGTTGGTGCCGAACGGCTTGGGGCCCGGGGAGGGTACCGGGGCACAGCTGCGCTGGGCAGCACTGCTCATGGTCATGGTCATCATCCCCACCATCGGGGGCAACATTCTGGTCATCTTGGCTGTGTCTCTGGAGAGGAAGCTACAGAACGCTACCAACTACTTCCTGATGTCACTGGCAATGGCCGACCTGCTGGTGGGACTCCTGGTGATGCCCATTGCCTTGGTCACGGTGCTGTACA ATTCGGGATGGCCTCTCCCCGACTTCCTCTGCCCCATCTGGCTCTTCCTGGACGTCCTGTTCTCCACAGCATCCATCATGCACCTGTGTGCCATATCGCTCGACCGCTACATTGCCATCAAGAAGCCCATCCAGCACAGTCAGTACAAGTCTCGGGCCAAAGCTATAGCCAAGATTGCATTGGTCTGGCTAATATCTATCG GTATAGCGATACCAATTCCCATCAAAGGCCTGGGGAACATGCCAAACAACGCCACCTTTAACAGCAACCACACCTGCCTGTTGAAGCCCGACAGCTTTCGAGAGTTCATCATGTTTGGCTCCCTGGCAGCCTTTTTCATCCCTTTAACCATCATGATGGTCATCTACCTGCTAACCATCCAGGTGCTGCGCAAGAAAGTCTACCTgctcaggtcaaaggtcacccaACGCTTCACTCGTCCAACAGTCTCCACGGTCTCCCAGAAGGAGCAGCCCATACCCATGGTCACTTCACCTGCTGACAAGCTGGCCATGCTGGAGGggctgaggagggagaagattccAGGGGGTTCCAATGCTAGCGCCAACCCCAACACCCCCTTCATATGCAAGGACATGCCAGTTCGCCGCATGTCCACGATGGGCAAAAAGTCCATGCAGAACCTTAGCAACGAGCAGCGGGCCTCAAAGGTGCTGGGCATCGTCTTCCTCCTGTTTGTGGTCATGTGGTGCCCCTTCTTCATCACCAATGTCACGTCAGTGCTGTGTGCCAGCTGTGACCTCAACGTCATCGGGCGTCTCATGGAGATCTTTGTGTGGGTGGGCTACGTGTCGTCGGGCATCAACCCCCTCGTCTACACCCTGTTCAACAAGACCTTCCGCCAGGCTTTCACGCGCTACATGACCTGCAACTACAGCAGCACGGCCGGTAACGGGCCCGACGGGCACACCCCGGTGCGGAACGGGCGACGGAATTTGACCCGGATCTCTTTCCGTTCCTCTATGGCGGAGAACTCAAAGCGCTTCATGAAGCGGGGGATGAAGAACGGCATCGGCCCGGTGAATTACCAGAGCCCTCTGAGGCGACGACAAGCACCCGTCCAGTCTTCCAGCTGTGTCGTCATCGACACACTGCTCCTGACGGAGAACGAGGACTGTAAACCCGAGGAGCACGTCAGTTATGTTTAG